A DNA window from Cutaneotrichosporon cavernicola HIS019 DNA, chromosome: 2 contains the following coding sequences:
- the BEM3 gene encoding uncharacterized protein (GTPase-activator protein for Rho-like GTPases) has product MIPQATSRSAASPTPPILNTPSGPTVHLRSAHTPIATPREHASPGSPRHQSGTIDADSLVRSHGGDLRRTLDAVVGERNALQAQNTQLWKLIEKQRTQCAQFAADNERLRADRERANSRLMSAGLEPIPVGNRRGGVPQSQSAMTIASTSASDHRRGSDNETHSATVTRSGSTSITLDRSAAEPAGLGPSLVIVDDSPSPSTLLPSPMSDKRLRHESQMQFPPEVASFMALAEKDPALGPSMPPGSNSSNSLAGFVEQHSPYTSSPSDSRRASPIPEAAEELASIHRATSPRMSQDTVTSSRPSISPGLGNEPRPSIDSTAAAPRPVVSPPPPDHSYLTPALLPHARLSIPHSTIIPKDRSRDVLCFIIAVNIRPPNAHALNWTVAKPFSAFLDLDQRSMERSGKNRKEWKRLVSPLPEGKAWKDFAPNKIDQRKISLEHYLQSLLVAPVSDQTDLVNFLASDIVQQKSNRNRKEGYLSKKGQAGFRGAAWKTRYFVLDGSSMKYYESRGGQMLGQINLAGAQIGRQHRLSDQAEDKNSRYAFLILEAARKESSQSRHVLSAGSDAERDSWIEILKNQVLPPPPAPSVITTPQQTPPQQGTPQQPPSKAVPETVVTQATPPASIASNSGSGANQREMGHQRRRSAVRKSSKDVVVTSAKPMSQMPDANAKFISGAPLPSVINHMESQRQQHYAGAPQITGTSPQNSQGHPLAPVSSINSTLTANTDLLAPLEITAKPTKRQSALPGRQSFSPAYLKQLANDGVSPGGPGLNYERDRDRKAKSGRFWGFGKVVEKPAPKPVFGVPLTDSLALAQIAGLPAIVFRCIEYLEAKNAEQEEGIYRLSGASAVIKGLKERFNHEGDVNFLAQDERWDPHAIAGLLKTYMRELPTSLLTRELHGRFLAVFDLVDPSARVAELSRLVSELPPANYALLRAFTAHLILIVRNSAINKMTLRNIGIVFSPSLGIPAGIFYELVSRYGAIFDDDGMDELPLDDPAFAGTAVASEAQVNQGSPPTTLSLDETAKSKRNSVLYHAGGADAMLGLGGRALDPAAEDSNSDVSISIDDLESEPALSTRSSDNLSPAAATGSGAGRRDLYSSRNDEVEALALQHQPYHNGHP; this is encoded by the exons ATGATACCTcaggcgacgtcgagatcCGCCGCCAGCCCAACACCACCAATCCTTAACACCCCCAGCGGGCCAACAGTACACCTGCGGTCTGCACACACTCCCATTGCGACACCGAGGGAGCATGCGAGCCCAGGCAGCCCTCGACACCAGTCTGGCACGATCGACGCCGACTCGCTGGTCCGAAGCCACGGCGGCGACCTGCGACGGACGCTTGACGCTGTTGTTGGCGAACGGAACGCATTG CAAGCGCAAAACACGCAGCTCTGGAAGTTGATCGAGAAGCAGCGCACACAATGCGCGCAGTTCGCTGCAGACAACGAGCGACTCCGCGCAGATCGCGAGCGCGCTAATAGTCGCTTGATGTCGGCTGGTCTTGAGCCAATCCCAGTGGGTAatcggcgaggaggagtgcCGCAGAGCCAGAGCGCCATGACGATCGCGTCTACGTCAGCCTCGGACCACAGAAGAGGTTCCGACAATGAGACGCATTCTGCCACGGTCACGCGATCCGGCTCGACGTCAATCACACTTGACCGCTCGGCAGCTGAACCTGCCGGATTGGGACCGTCGCTTGTCATCGTGGACGACAGcccatctccatccaccctccttccctcaccCATGTCCGACAAGAGATTGAGACACGAAAGCCAGATGCAGTTTCCACCCGAAGTCGCGTCGTTTATGGCCTTGGCTGAGAAGGACCCAGCACTAGGGCCCTCGATGCCTCCCGGCAGTaacagcagcaacagccTTGCGGGTTTTGTGGAGCAACATTCGCCGTATACGTCGAGCCCGAGTGACAGCCGACGGGCATCGCCCATACcggaggcggccgaggaacTGGCCTCTATACAtcgcgcgacgtcgcccCGGATGTCGCAAGACACCGTGACGTCCAGCCGGCCCTCGATCTCACCCGGCCTGGGCAACGAGCCAAGGCCTTCCATCGACTCCACCGCTGCCGCGCCACGCCCAGTCGTTAgcccgcctcctcccgaTCATTCGTACCTCACCCCGGCCCTTCTTCCCCACGCTCGCCTCTCCATTCCCCACTCGACAATTATCCCCAAAGACCGCAGCCGCGATGTGCTGTGCTTCATCATCGCGGTCAACATCCGCCCGCCCAACGCGCACGCGTTGAATTGGACCGTCGCGAAGCCGTTCTCTGCCTTCTTGGACCTCGATCAGCGCTCCATGGAGCGCTCAGGCAAGAACCGCAAGGAATGGAAGCGCCTTGTGTCTCCGTTACCAGAAGGCAAGGCATGGAAGGATTTTGCGCCGAACAAGATTGACCAGCGCAAAATATCCCTGGAGCACTACCTTCAgtcgctcctcgtcgcacCCGTCAGCGACCAGACCGACCTAGTCAACTTCCTCGCTAGCGACATTGTCCAGCAAAAGTCGAATCGCAACCGCAAGGAGGGCTACCTCTCCAAGAAGGGACAGGCTGGGTTCCGCGGAGCGGCATGGAAGACGCGCTACTTTGTGCTTGACGGCTCGAGCATGAAGTACTATGAGTCGCGTGGTGGCCAGATGCTGGGTCAAATAAACCTGGCTGGCGCCCAGATTGGCAGGCAACATCGCTTGTCAGATCAAGCTGAGGACAAGAACTCGCGATACGCCTTTTTGATTCTCGAAGCGGCCAGGAAGGAGTCGTCGCAGAGCAGGCACGTTCTGTCCGCAGGCAGTGACGCAGAGCGTGACTCGTGGATCGAGATACTCAAGAATCAGGTCTTGCCTCCGCCCCCCGCTCCCTCTGTCATCACGACACCTCAACAGACACCCCCGCAGCAGGGGACTCCACAGCAGCCGCCATCAAAGGCGGTGCCCGAGACTGTGGTTACTCAGGCCACACCGCCCGCTTCGATCGCATCGAACTCGGGCAGTGGAGCCAACCAACGCGAGATGGGACACCAGCGGAGACGGTCAGCGGTGCGCAAGTCGAGCAAGGACGTAGTGGTTACGTCAGCTAAGCCTATGTCGCAGATGCCtgacgccaacgccaagtTTATCTCTGGCGCGCCACTACCCAGCGTTATCAACCATATGGAGTCGCAGCGCCAACAGCACTATGCCGGTGCGCCGCAGATTACAGGCACGTCGCCGCAGAACAGCCAAGGCCACCCTCTGGCTCCCGTAAGCAGCATAAACTCGACACTCACGGCCAACACGGACCTCCTTGCGCCGCTTGAAATCACCGCGAAGCCCACCAAGCGCCAAAGTGCTTTGCCCGGCCGTCAGTCGTTCAGCCCCGCCTACCTCAAGCAGCTGGCAAACGACGGCGTATCACCCGGTGGCCCGGGGCTCAACTATGAGCGGGACCGCGACCGCAAGGCCAAGAGTGGTCGCTTCTGGGGCTTTGGCAAGGTGGTTGAGAAGCCGGCGCCTAAACCTGTCTTCGGTGTGCCGCTCACCGACTCGCTTGCGCTCGCACAGATCGCAGGTCTGCCTGCCATTGTCTTCAGGTGTATCGAGTAtctcgaggccaagaacgccgaacaggaggagggcatcTACCGCTTAAGCGGCGCCTCGGCTGTCATCAAGGGGTTGAAAGAGCGCTTCAAccacgagggcgacgtcaACTTCCTTGCGCAGGACGAGCGCTGGGACCCGCACGCGATCGCTGGTCTACTCAAGACGTACATGCGCGAGCTGCCCACGAGTCTGCTCACGCGCGAGTTACATGGTCGTTTCCTGGCCGTGTTTG ACCTGGTTGACCCTTCTGCACGTGTGGCCGAGCTCTCGCGGCTCGTTTCCGAGCTCCCGCCTGCGAACTACGCTCTTCTCCGCGCATTCACTGCCCACCTGATCCTCATTGTGCGCAACTCGGCCATCAACAAGATGACGCTGCGCAACATTGGCATTGTCTTCTCGCCCAGCCTAGGCATCCCGGCCGGCATCTTCTACGAGCTCGTGTCTAGATATGGTGCCATctttgacgacgacgggaTGGACGAGCTTCCTCTCGACGACCCTGCGTTTGCTGGCACGGCTGTCGCGTCCGAGGCGCAAGTCAACCAAGGCTCGCCACCGACCACGCTGTCGCTGGACGAGACGGCCAAGAGCAAACGCAACTCTGTCTTGTATCACGCGGGTGGGGCGGACGCGATGCTGGGACTTGGCGGGCGTGCGCTCGACCCTGCTGCCGAAGACTCGAACTCGGACGTGAGCATTAGTATAGACGACCTCGAGTCTGAGCCGGCGCTATCTACGCGGAGCAGTGACAACCTCTCGCCAGCGGCTGCGACGGGTTCTGGCGCTGGACGCCGGGACTTGTACAGTTCGCGCaatgacgaggtcgaggcgcttgccCTCCAACACCAACCCTACCACAATGGGCATCCTTAG